The genomic region GCCAAACCAAACTACTAAGGTATTTCCCACACGGTCATGAAAAACTTTTACTTTTGCCATATCTTTGTTCCCTCTTTAATTGCGCTGGTTCGATAAGCAGTAATCAAAAAACCATTGCCATTTAATCTTTTGGTTACGGCACAAACCCATCTTTTGTTACCGTCCGTTCTATAAAATAAATAAACTTGTGAATCGCTCTTACTCAAATGAATTACATCGGGATTGGTTAATGTTTGTTTGACATCTTCTAACCTTCCTTTCATTATCGGGTGTTTAATCGTAGTAATTAATTCCCAGTAATTGACGGTGGTTTGAACCTGAAAGTCAATCGGAGTTTCGACTACAAATAAAATCTGCTCTTGACCTGAAAACTCGCTCAAGATAACATCTCCTCAAGCTCGTCCAAGTCAAAACTTATTTCTGCTTCGAGCGTTCGCTGTTGTTCTTCTGAAAAAATAGGATTCGTAAATAAGATATTTGTTCGATTACAGAGAGGGGGTTGCTAATACCGTTATTCCAAAATGTCGTCCAAAGTTTATCAACTTTAGACTTAATCTCACCTGTAATCATGCAATCAACTCCGCTATATATTCTAGGTAGTTTACCTCGTTCGCTATTTTATCCTCTGTTATTGGCTGTAAAGTATATTTCTAGATTGTTCTTCGCTTACATAACTTGGTAAGTTTTCAATCGAACATAAGATCTTTCTATCAGCAAACTTACCTGTATACGGGATATCTACGTATAACCTCAGATTATGATTTATATTTTATAGGGTTTGCAGCAAGTTAGGCGTTCATTGTGTAATATGACCATGTAGAATTACTTCTATGAAAGTAAATCGCTATGGTCGGGCTGCAATTCTAAGCGCATCCCAAATTACTCTACTATTTAACGAGGGTTTCACCAAGCCCCGCGATCGCGCTTTGTTTGGGGTTTGTCTCTATGCTGCTGCCCGCATTAATGAAGCCTGTACTCTCAATCGCGGTGATGTCATCGGCATCAAAGGGGTGCGATCGGTTTTGGTGATTCGTTCCTACAACACCAAGGGCAAGCAGCAAACTCGCGAAATTCAGGTACATCCCCAACTCAAGGAATATCTAGCAGAGCATCACAAGTGCGATCGCTGGCAGACGCGCCCCCATCTCTTTCCTGGCAGGCACGGCAGGGGACATATCAACAAGACCAGTGCGGATAAGATATTGCGGGATACCTGCAAAAAACTGGAACTAGAAGGCATCAGCACCCATAGCTTTAGACGTACCGCTTTAACCCGCATGAGCGATGCGGGCGTTCCCCTACGGCATATTCAAGCTATATCAGGGCATAAGACCCTAGCAGCATTAGAACGCTATTTGGGAGTGACGGAGCAGCAGAAAGAAAGTGCGATCGCTACTTTGGATTTTTAAAGCTTACTGTTCGGTAAAAAGGCGTTGAGCCGAGATGACTCGTCACAGACAGAATAGAATTCGTGGCTGGTCGTTGTA from Chondrocystis sp. NIES-4102 harbors:
- a CDS encoding integrase/recombinase, with amino-acid sequence MKVNRYGRAAILSASQITLLFNEGFTKPRDRALFGVCLYAAARINEACTLNRGDVIGIKGVRSVLVIRSYNTKGKQQTREIQVHPQLKEYLAEHHKCDRWQTRPHLFPGRHGRGHINKTSADKILRDTCKKLELEGISTHSFRRTALTRMSDAGVPLRHIQAISGHKTLAALERYLGVTEQQKESAIATLDF